The Penaeus vannamei isolate JL-2024 chromosome 39, ASM4276789v1, whole genome shotgun sequence genome window below encodes:
- the LOC113824323 gene encoding uncharacterized protein, with translation MSKPTELESLRRLRGTAKGKLSRKCKLLREQVSENSSWDQIESYYMEVQKAFSELEILHGKVTENMCQSVEENFDKKLEEEELYIEQAEIIKNEAYAQLMASRKKVEEECATEKLKIKVKPLDPPKFDGDIRQYQTFRSNYRKIMTETYGKNAYALFQCLSGEALSVVHGVEDDFDKMFYRLDQRYADPIRLTDCIIEQLRKLKPIPEGDTIKFIDAVNVIENCWTDMQRNQLKEQMSTVIVISLIEKILPSQQRRDWTRIYQDLTDKSSAFPNLMEFLLKERQILDYMDKDVRKFSQPNKASVHNVEVSERDDPFISALQKLQIQQTEHQANIENILQRMTQFITGNPKVTQSRFPLGNSIYCWYHNSDNHSIHKCSVFHNLEPTVKMDVLKKNFICFHCLGKGHSQKNCHERRTCFIKMKHGNVCGKPHHPKLHYLFSQINPNEVNININKSENSILLMIGQVHCKDREIVTLFDPGSTNSLITHSKARELGLCGIPYNITMVTVGNVCDTVSTKLYEVPLIDVTGKIRSVHCVGIDDITSEVKPVDISEIHYIFDVSTNTDILRPQGKVDLLIGADNCDMIPSVVKTVGKLQLMKGPFGYCIRGSHQNFKDNNTRYYSAKINHIQINRELDALHGEPWKTLKEDLDNFFTVDHLGTNCKLQCDNCSNCNKCSRELDITIKEEEEMKLILKGLNHQEREKVWVAHYPWIKDPYLLPNNFAATIMRLKGTERRLRKLGEMSSKAYKEQIDDMLKRGVAKKLTKDEIRHYSGPVHYVSHHEILKPDSISTPTRIVFNSSASYNGHILNHYWAKGPNVLNNLFGLLLRFRENPIAFIGDISKMFNSIRLSEFDCHVHRFLWRGLEDRPPDHYALTAVPFGDICSPAIAVLAMRQTAYKYKERFPEAANVIIGDSYMDDIIHSADNIDDAIECMNDIEYILKQGSFHIKKWVMNGNPHTENDINLLNTEGKKVLGIMWNPERDEMWFKTNLRFMPKRESKISCVTVRLETLDKEFPEILTKRQVLSQIATIFDPMGYAAPIILCGKLLMREVIVYLDEMGKKLDWDDPLPRNLREKWYIFFKSIFQLENLCIPRCIRNTSLIEPSLIIFSDASTQAYSACAYARWQVDRGNYESRLLASKSRLAPVKQQTIPKLELSSAVLGVRLRNAIIKESNIHYHKVYHLTDSEIILAQIMKPNISVGTYVANRITEIKETTSNEEWHWIPTDSNVADLLTRPDPTIDISSESKWQKGPPFLKLPYSQWPVKSIPQKSEETVISNTIEINSLDTETTLFDIEGFQSYRKLIYVTARIINAFRQCSFKAIKDLPTIEELNAAETIWIKRIQAPLLLNWKRRFKRLGPFMKNDTLYVGARNAIWMKNNYNNESFILLPTKHKFTELCIKEFHDRDHAGIETTLCKLQNKFWIPQARRLIRRIKGQCVTCRKLERKIIGQSMGPVPKERLKPSPPFYHAALDLFGPLLIKDTVKGRCKKKVYGVMINCLSSRASYVDLIEGYDADSFITTLRRFTALRGFPRSIYSDCGTQLKLASKELTQFGLNGGMEWNFTKSADAPWENGCSEALVKLVKKTIARVIGNATLTFGELQTVMFEIANILNERPIGMKNGSSAVQGSYLCPNDLILGRASVKAPEGIFTHNVSTKSRQNFINDIVKSFWKKWMIHYFPTLIIQQKWHCEKRNLRVGDVVIVQDQNTIKGTWKLAEVCSIIPSSDGKVRDVEIRYKIQKENGDYKGQQDVRVNRSVHKLVLILPVEDQ, from the coding sequence ATGTCGAAACCTACAGAACTGGAATCTCTACGCCGTCTGAGAGGAACAGCGAAAGGGAAGTTAAGTAGGAAATGCAAATTATTACGAGAACAAGTAAGTGAAAATTCATCATGGGACCAAATTGAGTCGTACTATATGGAGGTTCAGAAAGCTTTCAGTGAGTTAGAAATATTACATGGAAAAGTAACTGAAAATATGTGCCAAAGTGTAGAAGAAAATTTTGATAAGAAGCTAGAGGAAGAGGAACTCTATATAGAACAggctgaaataataaaaaatgaagcaTATGCTCAGCTAATGGCTAGccgaaagaaagtggaagaggaatgtGCAACTGAGAAGTTAAAGATTAAAGTAAAGCCATTGGATCCTCCAAAATTTGATGGAGATATCCGACAATATCAAACTTTTCGTAGCAACTATAGAAAGATTATGACGGAAACTTATGGGAAGAATGCCTATGCATTATTTCAGTGTTTGTCAGGAGAAGCATTAAGTGTTGTTCATGGGGTGgaggatgattttgataaaatGTTTTATCGTCTTGATCAGAGATATGCTGATCCGATTAGACTAACTGATTGCATAATTGAACAGCTAAGAAAACTAAAACCAATCCCTGAAGGTGACACTATTAAATTTATTGATGCAGTAAATGTGATTGAAAATTGTTggacagacatgcagagaaaTCAATTAAAGGAACAAATGTCTACTGTGATTGTAATAAGTTTGATTGAGAAAATATTGCCTTCACAACAAAGGCGGGATTGGACAAGAATTTATCAAGACTTGACGGACAAATCAAGTGCCTTCCCAAACCTTATGGAATTCTTgttgaaagaaagacaaatactgGATTATATGGACAAAGATGTACGCAAATTTAGTCAACCAAATAAAGCAAGTGTACATAATGTAGAAGTAAGTGAGAGGGATGACCCTTTTATTAGTGCCTTACAAAAATTGCAAATTCAACAAACCGAACACCAGgcaaatatagaaaatattttgCAAAGGATGACTCAGTTTATAACAGGGAATCCCAAAGTAACACAATCTAGATTTCCTTTGGGTAATAGTATTTATTGTTGGTACCATAATTCAGATAATCATTCGATCCATAAATGTTCCGTATTCCATAACTTGGAACCTACAGTTAAGATGGATGTGTTGAAGAAAAACTTTATATGCTTTCATTGTTTGGGTAAAGGGCACAGTCAGAAAAATTGCCATGAAAGGAGAACATGTTTTATCAAAATGAAACATGGTAATGTTTGCGGTAAACCACATCATCCTAAATTACACTACCTGTTTTCACAAATCAATCCAAATGAAgtgaatatcaatatcaacaaatCAGAGAATTCTATTTTATTAATGATTGGACAAGTTCACTGCAAAGACAGGGAAATTGTTACTCTGTTTGACCCTGGAAGCACTAATAGTTTGATTACACACAGTAAAGCTCGAGAACTTGGTTTGTGTGGGATTCCTTATAACATTACCATGGTGACAGTAGGAAATGTTTGTGATACTGTTTCTACCAAACTTTATGAAGTCCCTCTCATAGATGTCACAGGGAAGATAAGGTCAGTACATTGTGTAGGGATTGACGATATTACTTCTGAAGTGAAACCAGTAGACATAAGTGAAATACACTATATATTCGATGTCTCCACAAATACTGACATATTAAGACCTCAAGGGAAAGTAGACTTATTAATAGGTGCGGATAATTGTGACATGATCCCAAGTGTTGTGAAAACGGTAGGGAAATTACAACTTATGAAAGGACCTTTTGGTTACTGCATCAGAGGTTCACATCAGAACttcaaggataataatactagATATTATAGTGCAAAGATAAATCATATACAGATTAACCGAGAATTAGATGCACTACATGGAGAACCTTGGAAAACTTTAAAGGAAGATTTGGATAATTTTTTCACAGTGGATCATTTAGGGACTAATTGTAAACTTCAGTGTGATAACTGTAGTAATTGTAACAAATGTAGTAGAGAATTGGACATTactataaaggaggaagaagaaatgaaattaatACTCAAGGGTCTTAATCatcaagaaagggagaaggtttGGGTAGCACACTATCCTTGGATAAAGGATCCATATCTTCTCCCTAATAACTTTGCAGCTACAATAATGAGATTAAAGGGAACTGAAAGACGATTAAGAAAATTAGGTGAAATGTCTTCAAAAGCATATAAAGAACAAATTGATGATATGCTGAAAAGAGGAGTTGCAAAGAAATTAACGAAAGATGAAATTAGGCATTATTCGGGCCCAGTACATTATGTTTCGCATCACGAAATCTTGAAACCTGATTCCATTTCAACACCAACACGTATTGTGTTCAATTCTTCTGCTTCTTACAATGGACATATTTTGAATCACTACTGGGCTAAGGGCCCTAATGTATTAAACAACCTCTTTGGTTTATTACTTAGATTTAGAGAGAATCCTATTGCATTTATCGGAGATATTTCAAAGATGTTTAATAGTATAAGACTTTCAGAATTTGACTGTCATGTTCACAGATTTTTATGGAGAGGTTTAGAAGATCGTCCTCCTGATCATTATGCTTTGACAGCAGTTCCATTTGGAGACATTTGTAGTCCTGCTATTGCAGTATTGGCCATGAGACAAacagcatataaatataaagaaagatttCCTGAGGCTGCGAATGTTATTATAGGTGACAGTTACATGGATGACATAATTCATAGTGCAGACAACATTGATGATGCTATTGAATGCATGaatgatattgaatatatttTAAAACAAGGTAGTTTCCATATTAAGAAATGGGTAATGAATGGGAATCCACATACTGAGAATGACATTAATCTTTTGAATACTGAAGGAAAAAAGGTACTCGGCATAATGTGGAATCCTGAAAGAGATGAAATGTGGTTTAAAACAAATTTGAGATTCATGCCAAAGAGGGAATCCAAGATTTCTTGTGTAACGGTTAGATTAGAGACTCTTGATAAGGAATTCCCTGAGATATTAACTAAAAGACAAGTTCTCAGCCAGATAGCTACCATTTTTGATCCCATGGGATATGCTGCCCCTATCATATTATGTGGAAAATTATTAATGAGAGAGGTTATTGTATACTTGGATGAGATGGGAAAGAAACTTGACTGGGATGATCCATTGCCTAGAAATCTCAGGGAAAAATGGTATATATTCTTTAAGAGTATATTCCAATTGGAAAACTTATGCATACCAAGATGCATTAGAAATACCTCTCTTATTGAACCTAGTTTAATAATATTTTCTGATGCTAGTACCCAAGCCTATTCTGCATGTGCCTATGCTCGTTGGCAAGTTGATAGAGGAAATTATGAATCTAGACTACTTGCATCAAAGAGTAGACTCGCTCCTGTAAAGCAGCAAACTATACCTAAACTTGAACTTTCTAGTGCTGTTCTGGGTGTCCGTCTCCGTAACGCAATTATTAAGGAGAGCAACATCCACTATCATAAAGTGTATCATCTTACAGATTCTGAAATTATACTTGCTCAAATTATGAAGCCTAACATTTCTGTTGGTACATACGTTGCTAATAGGATAACAGAAATTAAAGAAACCACCAGTAATGAAGAATGGCATTGGATCCCTACAGACAGTAATGTAGCTGATTTATTGACTCGACCTGATCCTACCATTGACATTAGCTCTGAATCGAAATGGCAGAAAGGGCCACCTTTTTTAAAGTTGCCTTATTCACAGTGGCCTGTTAAATCTATACCACAAAAATCAGAAGAGACCGTCATTAGTAATACTATTGAGATTAATAGTTTAGACACAGAGACAACTTTATTTGATATTGAAGGTTTTCAGTCCTATCGGAAACTCATTTATGTTACTGCCAGAATAATTAATGCCTTTCGCCAGTGCTCTTTCAAAGCTATAAAGGACCTGCCAACTATAGAGGAATTAAATGCTGCAGAGACAATTTGGATTAAACGTATACAAGCCCCTTTATTATTGAACTGGAAAAGGAGATTTAAGCGTTTAGGTCCATTTATGAAGAATGATACATTATATGTAGGTGCTAGAAATGCAATATGGATgaaaaacaactataataatgaatcATTTATATTGTTGCCTACAAAACATAAATTTACTGAGTTATGTATTAAAGAATTTCATGATAGGGATCATGCCGGAATAGAGACTACCCTGTGCAAACTGCAAAATAAATTTTGGATACCCCAAGCAAGGAGATTGATTAGGAGAATTAAAGGTCAATGTGTGACATGTAGAAAATTAGAAAGGAAGATAATAGGACAAAGCATGGGACCTGTACCCAAGGAGAGATTgaaaccttcccctcccttttatcaTGCAGCATTAGATTTATTTGGTCCTTTATTGATAAAGGACACCGTCAAAGGGAGATGTAAAAAGAAGGTATATGGAGTTATGATAAATTGTCTTAGTTCAAGAGCCTCTTATGTTGATTTAATTGAAGGCTATGATGCAGATAGCTTTATAACAACACTGCGCAGATTTACAGCATTAAGAGGCTTCCCAAGGTCAATATATTCTGATTGTGGGACTCAGTTGAAATTAGCAAGTAAAGAGCTAACCCAATTTGGTTTAAATGGTGGAATGGAATGGAACTTTACAAAATCAGCAGATGCTCCATGGGAGAATGGTTGCTCAGAAGCCCTAGTAAAATTAGTCAAGAAAACTATCGCTAGAGTAATTGGCAATGCTACCCTAACATTTGGGGAATTACAAACTGTAATGTTTGAAATTGCTAATATATTGAATGAAAGGCCAATAGGTATGAAAAATGGCTCTAGTGCAGTTCAGGGTTCATACCTCTGTCCAAATGATCTGATTTTAGGACGTGCAAGTGTTAAAGCACCAGAAGGAATATTTACACATAATGTTAGTACAAAGTCACGGCagaattttattaatgatattgtgaaATCGTTTTGGAAGAAATGGATGATCCATTATTTTCCAACTCTCATAATACAACAGAAATGGCATTGTGAAAAAAGAAACCTAAGAGTAGGAGATGTTGTTATTGTGCAAGATCAAAATACGATAAAGGGGACATGGAAATTAGCTGAAGTTTGTAGCATTATACCCAGTTCAGATGGTAAAGTCAGGGATGTCGAAATTAGAtacaaaatacagaaagagaatggagactATAAGGGTCAACAAGATGTAAGAGTAAATAGATCAGTCCACAAATTAGTACTTATTTTACCTGTTGAAGATCAATAA